The Danio aesculapii chromosome 7, fDanAes4.1, whole genome shotgun sequence DNA window agctTAGTAATCTGTGTAAAATAAAGGCATTAATAATCAGGGTTAGcacacttcttgaaagtacttgagtttcagacatatggattcaaggcctggaaagtacctttaaaacaaacacaggaCCTAAagaagtgcttgaattaaatttgaaataatttgttcatggctttatttcaacaattgtactcgGTTgtcaaaaactgaataaaaaacagaaattcttaaattaaaaatcttaaagTTAAATCTTGTACAATAACGCTGACAAGTAATgcacatttgatcaatatttcagaaaccacattGGAATATCAGCAGTGTCAAATTCACCAAATTTGATTAAAGTTCTTTGAAAACGGTCAAGTTTTTGAAAATTAATGTTAAGTGTAACGTTAAGTACACTAAAGgatggtttatacttctgcgtggagTGATCGTTGTGACTCTTGGTGCATGCCCTGtgcatagtcgtgcatttatacttctgctctttgtttgtgttgctctgcaataacactagctggcagtgaggtttttatatTCCTCTGTGTCGCATTTCTTTAtgggtattttgttttttctgaatgctaccttaatgtacaagtagctaaaactggctcattcagaggcgggaaccggcaaacatgcaacaactttaatcataaggtaaacacaaaacaacagtttccatctggagctccttcatgcagcttgacacttgtaaacaatctcTCTATCGGgttcgcggctctcagcaccgcccacactcgccactgctaccaagctgaccaatcacagagcttgcaataCGCGACGTGTAGTTAACTTTTTTGAGAGGTGCGGGTCAGCGTCGGCATCAACCATGGTGAGGGCTATGcaaaggctgcaccggaccatactcgtgcgcttgatgcagaagtataaatcagctttaagtGAGGACTTTTATGGCTCTACATATGCTAGGATATTAATTAGAAAGGTGCTTTATATAAAATTAGTGGTGCtgaaaagtccttgaatctgctgcgTCTTTTTTTCTTCTACAGGTTATGCATTTGTACACATGGAGAACAAAGAAGATGCACTACAGGCTATTGAAGCCTTGCACGGGACATCCTTTAAAGGACGACCGCTATCGGTGGAGCTCTCAAAAGTTCAGCCAAGCAAGCAGACTCCCACTGGGAAAATCCCATGCGTGAGCTGTGGTAAACAGGGTCACTATGCAGGTGAATGTCCAGCTGGTAAACCCACCCTGGAGCAGTACCAAAGCCAAGCGGCAGTGTTAGccgccgctgctgctgctgccgccGGCCTTCCTCTGCAGGTGCAACAGAGCGTCCACAATTCAGTCTACAACACCTCCACCTTTGACCCCACCTACGCTGCTCTGACTGGACTTACAGCTGCTGGTGCACGAGCAGAAGGTGGAGCCGCCGTGGCGCCAGCAGTCTATGGAGCGCTAGCTAGTCAAGTGTACGGGACGGCGGTTGCCAATCAGCTCTACGGTGGGTCGGTTGCGAATCAGGCACTGAACAGTAGTGCGGCTGCAGCTGCGGCGCAAGCGTACGGCTCTGTTAACCCTGCGCTGTACGGGCAGGTGACCAGTAGTGCGGTCGCagcggctgctgctgctgctgcagcaTATGGTCCACAGGTAGGCTTCTGATAGTATCATATTTTCTTGCTGCAATTTATTGCTAAATCTTTTATCGTGGTATCACCAtctattgaattattaaatattgcCATGTGTCTATCCACAGGTTTACACACACAATCCAGTTTTCCTAGCTGCAGCACCAAGTATGGAGGTACCGGCTGCCGCCGCTGCTGCCGTTAACCCAGCGTATACGGTAGCACCGGCTCTCTACAGTGCGACCCCAGCTTACGGAGCTCTGGGAGCAGCTGACCCAGCAGCTATCTTTGAGGCAGCAAGGGCGCACTACTTTGCACAAGGACAGCAAGTGCTCGCAGAACAGCAACAGGCCAGCTCAAAGTCTGGAGAGAGGGACCGGAGTCCTCTAAGAAGATCTGCGCCTCTGCTGCCAGACCCCGTTATGAAACCGTTTATATATCAGCGGGCCAAGCGCAGAGCCCTGTTGCCCACACCAGCAGGCCGCGAAGAAGCCGCCGTACAGGAGGATGACCCTGTAGCCAGGTGAGTCAACAggactaaaaaaaaacacatgctgcatcccaatttgcaaataaaataagTATGTCCTAAATCAAAAACTATGTTGAAATAGGGgtgggctgataaacgatatttTATCGAATCGTGATGAAatgtgtcaataacaatgataagctctggactttttttttaactatatgtTGATCTATATATTGACACAgtagaaatgtgcaacaatgggaatctaaatgCGTGtcgatattagagatgtaccaaattttcggccaccgaaaatAGCTCAAAATATGACTGAACGCCTCTAAGTCAGAATCCCGTCTAAAGGCAATGATACCGGTGCCGTCGGATCTTcgacaaatcttgaatatcacaatattaataaatattacaattataacaatatcaccagcaacactcgcgcacaatacaCCGCTGAACGTAAAGCAAttttggtgtgatcggcccctttaATAAGTAAATGGTATCATCCAAAACTTGCTAATTCTTGTTACATGCTCAACTTTATACATTGTTTTTCAcaataaaagtacatatttttatatgtagTATAAGTAGACAAATTGCAGGGATGTGATTCTATGGATTTCTGTATTTTCCGAGCTCAATAATAATTATGCTGTGTATCCTATAATGTGCGCGTATGACGAAGCCACTGACGATATGCAAGATAATGAATGCGCGACTGTGCTCTTTTTCCGCACTCACATTTGCATGTCACGACCACGTGCActctatgtacattataaataaagccaGGTCGCACTTTTGTTATTATCCTTTCCAAGACATCTGTCCTGATGTATTCGTTTGTTCAGTGCTACAGCTTAGCACCTGAAATGTAATACCTGAAATTGTCATGAAATTGTTTAGATGATAATaccaaattgaaaaaaaatatattctataATTAATTAAGCCTATTAAAAacagggactacgctgaaggaaagtgaaagtgATCAACTCTTTTTAGCAATGCATGATATAGTTTTCAGGGTGGAATGTTAAAGCGTAGTAGGCTGCTCAATTTAACTGAACTtgatatttttacaatttgaattgttgactgactagtagtttatttatcgAGTGGAATAAAGAGTCACAAATTACATGGAAAAAATGATATTCTTTAGACACGAGAACTAACCAagttagtggcgccatctagcAGCAGTGTGTGGACCTGTCCTGACATTGAGATACAATTATAaacctattaaacattatttaggtgactattaaactgctaaacatttaaactgataaagcaaaaaaataataataataaaattgtgtggccaataacaaatatttatataaagaatatttacatatttttaaaactattatttttattattattatttaaacacacacacatatatgtaaatattctttaaacacacacacacaaatatgtatatgtgtgtgtgtatgtatgtatgtatgtatgtatgtatgtatgtatgtatgtatgtatatgtatatatatatatatatatatatatatatatatatatatatatatatatatatatatatatatatatatatatatatacacacatatacttatatacatacatgcatacgtacatatatatatatatatatatatatatatatatatatatatatatatatatgtatgtgtatatatatatatatatatatatatatatatctatatctatctatctatctatctatctatctatctatctatatatatatgtatgtatgtatatgtatatgtatatatatatatatatatatatatatatatatatatatatatatatatatatatatatatatatatatatatatgtgtgtgtgtatatgtatatgtatatgtgtgtgtatatgtatgtgtgtgtgtgtgtcgtcttccttttttgtcctcggctgatcacatgcctgaaattgggatgcagcaacaaTAAATGATAACATCAAAATTACAAATACTGGCTGTCGTGGTACCAATTTACAGTGGtgacgtgatgtgtgtgtgtgtgtttgtgtgtgtaaatgtgtttccGTGTTTGTGTTTCTTTCCCTGTCTAATGGTGTATACATGCGTTTGTACATGCATGTCTATGTGATTTCTGTCTCTTTCCTTGTCTGCGtggatgtgcatgtgtgttttcctCTCCCGTTTCCCCCAGATACTATGCGGAGTACTACCAGCAGTACCAGCAGCTGCAGCAGTATCCTCAGTACCAGTATGCGTACCCGACTCACAGCGCACTCGCGGCCATGTCCGCGCTGCAATCTCTGCCCGGTGTGTCTGCTCAGCAGGTGGCGACGCTCGACTCGCTCAGGCCAGTGCTGCCCGCCGCCCCCGTGCCTGCCGCTGCCGCCATCGCCATGGCAACACCCCGCGTGTATGAGCCACCGCCGATTCCGCCGTCGCACAAGGAGACCCTCCTCCGCCGCCCCGAACTCGCCCTACACACCCCTGAAACACCCTTCCGATAGTGTGCTCCACGTCCTCTCTGCCTCTCCTTTCCTTGTGCTgcaagtgtgtgcgtgcgtgtgtctgtgtgtcagaAAGAATCCACAGATGTTTgtttatgatgtgtgtgtgtgcgcgcttggGTTTAAGACGGTGGCCGTGTCGGTTTTAACTACAGACTGGAGTCTCTAACCTTGGTtctgatctcacacacacacccagcgcAGTCAGTCAGGGCTGAAAAGGGAAACTGCATGCTCTCATTCCTGCACACTTAACCAACATAGTAACACATCGTCTGTTTTAAAGAAACCTTCAATCTATCGCCAATTAGTTTTGAAGGCGGGGGAGGGGGGAGGAGGGGTAGGTTAGGCACCTAGCCATGATGATGCTTTGTAACTTTTTATATTCCTAAGTGTTTGTAGTCTATATAATGAATACTGgacttgatattttttttaaatactgctcGATGATAGACTTATATAAACTTAACCAGTTTACACATTATTTTAGTTACGATTTCAGAAACATAAGTTGAATGTATGTTTACTCCAAAGGTGTGTGACGTGTAGGACCAGGGTTGGACAGTATTTTTACatgtcttttgtgtgtgtttcttgttTTTCTCTGGGACTGTGGTGTAGCGTGTATGCTTTCCATTGGTTGTCCTGACAGGAACGCACACGTGTACACGTGCACAGGGAAGCGACCTCGATCCACACGCACATGCATACACATCCCTCACACGTCAGATGGGAGAAACTTTTAGTGATGACCTCTAACCCCACCCTTCATCCCTGTCCACCCATCCCGAAAGCTGAAAGACACTGTGACTCTCTCCCCTCCTACTTTAATGTAGCTACTTCCATAGATATGGTGATTATTTGGGAAACAACCAAGCAGAGGAAGGTGTAGCTAGTCAGCATTTGCTGGGATCTGTCTTATGGGAGCGTCCTCACGCTCGCCAACTTAACTGCCATGATGCATTGtagaatctgttttttttttaacatgtcttTTTATTAATGCTATCGTGTTTTTATAAACCGTGACAAGGGACTCAATTATCCATAGAGACGtacttcttttaattttttacttttgtttacaCCTGCAAGAGGGACGACGCGGTCTTTCTTGTGGCTTTTTTCCACAGTGATTGTTTATAGCcaaaattctctttttttatatcTAGCCAAAATCATGAGTGGCCTACGATTCTTATGCCTTAGTAGTGAAATGTATTAAAGTTTTGCT harbors:
- the rbm14b gene encoding RNA-binding protein 14b isoform X1, with the protein product MDKGHTVKLFVGNLALDTTQEELSAIFESYGQVVSCSVLRQFAFVHLQGEGAAERAIRELNGREFKGRNLVVEESRGRPLHSTKVFVGNLSSMCTTEDLQELFQTFGKVLECDKVKGTRVSGYAFVHMENKEDALQAIEALHGTSFKGRPLSVELSKVQPSKQTPTGKIPCVSCGKQGHYAGECPAGKPTLEQYQSQAAVLAAAAAAAAGLPLQVQQSVHNSVYNTSTFDPTYAALTGLTAAGARAEGGAAVAPAVYGALASQVYGTAVANQLYGGSVANQALNSSAAAAAAQAYGSVNPALYGQVTSSAVAAAAAAAAAYGPQVYTHNPVFLAAAPSMEVPAAAAAAVNPAYTVAPALYSATPAYGALGAADPAAIFEAARAHYFAQGQQVLAEQQQASSKSGERDRSPLRRSAPLLPDPVMKPFIYQRAKRRALLPTPAGREEAAVQEDDPVARYYAEYYQQYQQLQQYPQYQYAYPTHSALAAMSALQSLPGVSAQQVATLDSLRPVLPAAPVPAAAAIAMATPRVYEPPPIPPSHKETLLRRPELALHTPETPFR
- the rbm14b gene encoding RNA-binding protein 14b isoform X2 — translated: MDKGHTVKLFVGNLALDTTQEELSAIFESYGQVVSCSVLRQFAFVHLQGEGAAERAIRELNGREFKGRNLVVEESRGRPLHSTKVFVGNLSSMCTTEDLQELFQTFGKVLECDKVKGYAFVHMENKEDALQAIEALHGTSFKGRPLSVELSKVQPSKQTPTGKIPCVSCGKQGHYAGECPAGKPTLEQYQSQAAVLAAAAAAAAGLPLQVQQSVHNSVYNTSTFDPTYAALTGLTAAGARAEGGAAVAPAVYGALASQVYGTAVANQLYGGSVANQALNSSAAAAAAQAYGSVNPALYGQVTSSAVAAAAAAAAAYGPQVYTHNPVFLAAAPSMEVPAAAAAAVNPAYTVAPALYSATPAYGALGAADPAAIFEAARAHYFAQGQQVLAEQQQASSKSGERDRSPLRRSAPLLPDPVMKPFIYQRAKRRALLPTPAGREEAAVQEDDPVARYYAEYYQQYQQLQQYPQYQYAYPTHSALAAMSALQSLPGVSAQQVATLDSLRPVLPAAPVPAAAAIAMATPRVYEPPPIPPSHKETLLRRPELALHTPETPFR